Proteins encoded in a region of the Esox lucius isolate fEsoLuc1 chromosome 9, fEsoLuc1.pri, whole genome shotgun sequence genome:
- the LOC105030248 gene encoding zinc finger protein OZF-like — MDVADTKSSLSELKLPLSPGPDGYHRDQGTQTLRVMKQEDGVPPTTALTTCLNSVCVKIEEGETASQTRFSVIKVEEEEKDIGSPLQSSENPSPLSDITSHSSDYEPHPSSGPGPARTQRLRVSPDKHSRSEEKDEDEKEDEKEEDEKQSPEDSLEEEGTNPKRKTKGRRKPKRTVHTRKKAYSCSSCPRKFCTLGELRRHSFTHTGERPFPCPDCDKSFTLQSALKTHQRIHTGERPFVCDVCNKGFAQAGNLRSHERTHTGERPFTCSVCRRTFVEAGHLKKHKRVHTGEKPYHCTSCPMKFPSSSELRVHEKIHSQEKPHSCSDCGKSFRQLWNLKLHERIHSNEKPYTCSQCGKTFRAHGTLKVHLRTHTGERPYPCLDCDKRFITSSELKNHQRIHTGEKPFFCFDCGKSYYKLKQLKEHMRFNPDHSTTRSGLNNIEDENMLYSTSHDGGL; from the exons ATGGACGTGGCG GACACCAAATCAAGCCTTTCTGAACTCAAACTTCCATTGTCCCCTGGGCCTGACGGTTACCATAGAGACCAGGGAACACAGACTCTGAGGGTGATGAAACAGGAAGACGGTGTGCCCCCGACAACAGCCCTAACAACGTGCCTGAATTCTGTCTGTGTGAAGATCGAAGAAGGGGAGACAGCGAGTCAGACGA GGTTCAGTGTAAtcaaggtggaggaagaggaaaaagaCATAGGTTCTCCTCTACAGTCTA GTGAGAACCCAAGTCCTCTATCTGACATCACCAGCCATAGTTCTGACTACGAACCCCACCCCAGCTCTGGGCCTGGTCCCGCCCGGACCCAGAGGCTCAGAGTCAGTCCAGACAAGCACTCCAGGTCCGAAGAGAAAGATGAGGATGAGAAGGAAGACgagaaagaggaagatgagAAGCAGAGTCCAGAGGATTCACTAGAGGAGGAAGGGACCAACCCCAAAAGGAAGACGAAAGGTCGACGCAAACCCAAACGGACCGTTCACACCCGAAAGAAGGCATACTCgtgttcctcctgccccaggaAGTTCTGCACGCTGGGAGAGCTACGAAGGCACTCATTCACCCACACAG GAGAGAGACCCTTCCCCTGCCCTGACTGTGACAAAAGCTTCACCCTTCAGTCAGCCTTGAAAACCCACCAGCGtatacacacaggagagagacCCTTTGTTTGCGACGTGTGTAACAAG GGCTTCGCCCAAGCAGGAAACCTGAGGTCCcatgaacgcacacacaccggAGAAAGACCATTCACCTGCTCCGTCTGTAGGAGGACATTTGTAGAGGCTGGTCACCTGAAGAAGCACAAGAGGGTCCATACCGGAGAAAAGCCCTACCACTGCACCTCCTGCCCTATGAAGTTTCCCTCCTCCAGCGAACTCAG GGTCCACGAGAAGATCCATAGCCAGGAGAAACCTCACAGCTGTTCCGACTGCGGCAAGTCCTTCAGGCAGCTGTGGAACCTCAAGCTCCACGAGAGGATCCACTCCAATGAGAAGCCTTACACATGTTCCCAGTGTGGCAAAACCTTCCGTGCCCACGGGACCTTAAAG GTACATCTGAGGACCCACACTGGAGAGAGGCCTTACCCCTGCCTAGACTGCGATAAGCGTTTCATCACTTCATCTGAGCTGAAGAACCACCAGAGGATCCACACTGGGGAGAAACCCTTCTTCTGctttgactgtgggaagagttacTATAAGCTAAAGCAGCTGAAGGAGCACATGCGGTTCAACCCGGACCACAGCACGACACGCAGTGGTCTCAACAACATAGAAGACGAGAATATGCTCTACTCTACCTCACATGATGGAGGATTGTGA
- the LOC105030246 gene encoding zinc finger protein 2 homolog isoform X1, protein MMDEVRGNGQREGPLQIPWLLRTSCPDKRLSLCPQVLLCGVSSNSHLAETTSVKQQQDQQKPQQHNRGQRRDHPCSVCGKEFSTAYNLLVHMRIHTGEKPYSCPVCGKCFAQKGSLVQHHIVHTGEKPYSCPECGNTFSQLISLKRHELLHTGERPYCCSECGKSYTQQRHLRAHQLEHTTERLHCSVCGKSFFTASGLMNHQRCHTGEKPFSCALCGKSFSRPGLLREHKQTHLGDWSPMVVDGKSSKYLGDRSSPKPSESIVQSPVETLGLKIIVKELEEGEEEEETGEEEEEKKQKEAEEVGGLINSDGEEVEHDSLSRRSLVSVSGPSALAKPELQTEQPHRTKKPHLCSVCGKEFPKPSKLVAHLRTHSGEKAFHCSVCGRGFSTGGITQHRHLLMHAGEKPYNCSVCGKRFIQRENLLKHQKVHTGEKPYSCSVRGLSFPRFERLKDHQRTHTGEKSHSCDVCGMRFSYTSSLKVHHRMHTGEKPYQCSVCRESFSSATNLRKHRESHTGDRSSSAVGGQLGVGGLQGAVVKTEPQTLPVGQMDIPLGAGQGHGETSVMCIVGEAEEGEDEEENLEEEVGGLINSDGEEVNWDYFLKERPVHRSDFRAKKSHCCPECGRDCKKQSALLKHLKIHTGEKPYPCSLCGKQFRERTALRDHQKVHTGEKPYPCPDCGKRFAHSGAMKRHLLAHTGEKPYSCSVCGRRYTQIGRLREHERTHSEEQHKCSVCLRRFSKATALVAHFRIHTGERPYSCAECGKSYVRTQNLRAHQRKCHSSDSLPGTDPGAGTGEDRDLITLVKSEEEAISISDEGDRG, encoded by the exons ATGATGGATGAGGTGAGAGGCAACGGTCAGCGAGAAGGACCGCTTCAAATTCCCTG GTTGCTCCGGACGTCCTGCCCGGACAAGAGGCTGTCTCTGTGCCCCCAGGTGCTGCTGTGTG GGGTGAGTTCTAACAGTCACCTCGCTGAGACTACATCAGTGAAGCAGCAACAAGATCAACAAAAACCTCAACAACATAACCGCGGCCAAAGAAGAGACCACCCCTGCTCTGTGTGTGGAAAGGAGTTCTCCACCGCATACAATCTACTGGTTCATATGAGAatccacactggagagaagccttactcctgccCTGTGTGTGGGAAATGCTTTGCCCAGAAAGGGAGCCTAGTGCAGCACCACATCGtccacactggagagaaaccctaCTCCTGCCCTGAATGTGGGAACACTTTCTCCCAGTTGATCAG CTTGAAGAGACACGAGTTGCTGCACACAGGAGAAAGACCATACTGCTGCTCCGAATGTGGAAAAAGCTACACACAGCAGAGGCACCTGAGGGCCCACCAGCTGGAGCACACCACAGAGAGACTTCACTGCTCCgtctgtgggaagagtttcttcACAGCCTCAGGCCTCATGAATCATCAGAG gtgtcacacaggagagaaacctttcTCCTGCGCCCTGTGCGGAAAGAGTTTCTCACGACCTGGACTCCTGAGAGAACACAAGCAAACTCACCTTGGCGATTGGAGCCCAATGGTAGTTGATGGGAAAAGCAGCAAG TACCTGGGTGACCGATCAAGCCCCAAACCCTCAGAATCCATTGTCCAAAGTCCTGTGGAAACTCTGGGCCTAAAAATTATAGTTAAAGAACtagaggaaggggaggaagaagaagagacgggagaagaggaggaggaaaaaaaacagaaagaagcAGAAGAAGTTGGTGGTTTGATCAATTCCGACGGAGAGGAAGTTGAGCATGACTCTCTTTCTA GAAGGAGCCTTGTTTCCGTTAGCGGTCCCTCTGCATTAGCAAAACCTGAACTACAAACAGAACAACCACACAGAACCAAGAAGCCTCAcctctgttctgtgtgtgggaaGGAGTTCCCTAAACCATCAAAGCTAGTAGCACACCTTCGCACACACAGTGGAGAGAAAGCATTTCACTGCTCAGTATGTGGCAGAGGCTTTTCGACAGGAGGAATAACTCAGCATAGGCATCTTCTTATGCACGCAGGGGAGAAACCCTACAATTGTTCTGTCTGTGGGAAGAGGTTCATACAGCGGGAGAATCTGCTGAAACACCAAAAGgtgcacactggagagaaaccatacTCCTGCTCAGTGCGTGGGCTGAGTTTTCCTCGGTTCGAGCGTTTGAAGGACCATCAGCGGacccacacaggagagaagTCTCACTCATGTGATGTCTGTGGGATGAG GTTCTCCTACACATCGTCCCTCAAGGTCCACCACAGGATGCACACTGGGGAGAAACCATACCAGTGCTCTGTCTGTCGGGAGAGTTTTAGCTCTGCAACTAACCTGAGGAAACACAGAGAGTCTCACACTGGGGACAGGTCTTCTTCTGCAGTAGGAGGCCAGTTGGGTGTTGGAGGACTTCAGGGTGCTGTGGTAAAAACAGAACCCCAGACCTTACCTGTTGGACAAATGGATATCCCTCTGGGGGCTGGCCAAGGCCATGGTGAAACATCTGTCATGTGCATTGTTGGTGAagcagaggagggggaggatgaggaagaaaaCCTTGAGGAAGAAGTTGGGGGTCTGATTAATTCAGATGGAGAAGAAGTTAATTGGGATTATTTTCTAA AAGAGAGACCGGTCCACCGCTCCGACTTCAGAGCCAAGAAGTCCCACTGCTGTCCAGAGTGTGGAAGAGACTGTAAGAAGCAATCAGCCCTACTAAAACACCTGAAgatccacactggagagaagccataccCATGCTCTCTGTGTGGGAAACAGTTCCGGGAAAGGACAGCCCTCCGCGACCACCAGAAAgtacacactggagaaaaaccTTACCCCTGCCCTGACTGTGGAAAGAGGTTCGCTCATTCAGGAGCAATGAAAAGACACCTTCTagcacacactggagagaaaccgtACTCTTGCTCTGTATGTGGAAGGCGCTACACACAAATAGGACGCCTGAGGGAACATGAGCGAACACACAG CGAGGAGCAGCATAAATGTTCCGTCTGCCTGAGACGTTTCTCCAAAGCCACGGCCCTTGTCGCTCACTTCAG GATCCACACAGGTGAGAGGCCTTACAGCTGTGCGGAGTGCGGGAAGAGTTATGTCAGAACGCAAAATCTCCGGGCCCACCAGAGGAAATGTCACAGCAGCGACTCACTACCTGGGACTGACCCTGGGGCTGGGACAGGGGAAGACAGGGATCTTATTACACTGGTGAAGAGTGAAGAGGAAGCCATTAGTATCAGTGATGAAGGGGACCGGGGCTGA
- the LOC105030246 gene encoding zinc finger protein 2 homolog isoform X2 has translation MRLLRTSCPDKRLSLCPQVLLCGVSSNSHLAETTSVKQQQDQQKPQQHNRGQRRDHPCSVCGKEFSTAYNLLVHMRIHTGEKPYSCPVCGKCFAQKGSLVQHHIVHTGEKPYSCPECGNTFSQLISLKRHELLHTGERPYCCSECGKSYTQQRHLRAHQLEHTTERLHCSVCGKSFFTASGLMNHQRCHTGEKPFSCALCGKSFSRPGLLREHKQTHLGDWSPMVVDGKSSKYLGDRSSPKPSESIVQSPVETLGLKIIVKELEEGEEEEETGEEEEEKKQKEAEEVGGLINSDGEEVEHDSLSRRSLVSVSGPSALAKPELQTEQPHRTKKPHLCSVCGKEFPKPSKLVAHLRTHSGEKAFHCSVCGRGFSTGGITQHRHLLMHAGEKPYNCSVCGKRFIQRENLLKHQKVHTGEKPYSCSVRGLSFPRFERLKDHQRTHTGEKSHSCDVCGMRFSYTSSLKVHHRMHTGEKPYQCSVCRESFSSATNLRKHRESHTGDRSSSAVGGQLGVGGLQGAVVKTEPQTLPVGQMDIPLGAGQGHGETSVMCIVGEAEEGEDEEENLEEEVGGLINSDGEEVNWDYFLKERPVHRSDFRAKKSHCCPECGRDCKKQSALLKHLKIHTGEKPYPCSLCGKQFRERTALRDHQKVHTGEKPYPCPDCGKRFAHSGAMKRHLLAHTGEKPYSCSVCGRRYTQIGRLREHERTHSEEQHKCSVCLRRFSKATALVAHFRIHTGERPYSCAECGKSYVRTQNLRAHQRKCHSSDSLPGTDPGAGTGEDRDLITLVKSEEEAISISDEGDRG, from the exons ATGAG GTTGCTCCGGACGTCCTGCCCGGACAAGAGGCTGTCTCTGTGCCCCCAGGTGCTGCTGTGTG GGGTGAGTTCTAACAGTCACCTCGCTGAGACTACATCAGTGAAGCAGCAACAAGATCAACAAAAACCTCAACAACATAACCGCGGCCAAAGAAGAGACCACCCCTGCTCTGTGTGTGGAAAGGAGTTCTCCACCGCATACAATCTACTGGTTCATATGAGAatccacactggagagaagccttactcctgccCTGTGTGTGGGAAATGCTTTGCCCAGAAAGGGAGCCTAGTGCAGCACCACATCGtccacactggagagaaaccctaCTCCTGCCCTGAATGTGGGAACACTTTCTCCCAGTTGATCAG CTTGAAGAGACACGAGTTGCTGCACACAGGAGAAAGACCATACTGCTGCTCCGAATGTGGAAAAAGCTACACACAGCAGAGGCACCTGAGGGCCCACCAGCTGGAGCACACCACAGAGAGACTTCACTGCTCCgtctgtgggaagagtttcttcACAGCCTCAGGCCTCATGAATCATCAGAG gtgtcacacaggagagaaacctttcTCCTGCGCCCTGTGCGGAAAGAGTTTCTCACGACCTGGACTCCTGAGAGAACACAAGCAAACTCACCTTGGCGATTGGAGCCCAATGGTAGTTGATGGGAAAAGCAGCAAG TACCTGGGTGACCGATCAAGCCCCAAACCCTCAGAATCCATTGTCCAAAGTCCTGTGGAAACTCTGGGCCTAAAAATTATAGTTAAAGAACtagaggaaggggaggaagaagaagagacgggagaagaggaggaggaaaaaaaacagaaagaagcAGAAGAAGTTGGTGGTTTGATCAATTCCGACGGAGAGGAAGTTGAGCATGACTCTCTTTCTA GAAGGAGCCTTGTTTCCGTTAGCGGTCCCTCTGCATTAGCAAAACCTGAACTACAAACAGAACAACCACACAGAACCAAGAAGCCTCAcctctgttctgtgtgtgggaaGGAGTTCCCTAAACCATCAAAGCTAGTAGCACACCTTCGCACACACAGTGGAGAGAAAGCATTTCACTGCTCAGTATGTGGCAGAGGCTTTTCGACAGGAGGAATAACTCAGCATAGGCATCTTCTTATGCACGCAGGGGAGAAACCCTACAATTGTTCTGTCTGTGGGAAGAGGTTCATACAGCGGGAGAATCTGCTGAAACACCAAAAGgtgcacactggagagaaaccatacTCCTGCTCAGTGCGTGGGCTGAGTTTTCCTCGGTTCGAGCGTTTGAAGGACCATCAGCGGacccacacaggagagaagTCTCACTCATGTGATGTCTGTGGGATGAG GTTCTCCTACACATCGTCCCTCAAGGTCCACCACAGGATGCACACTGGGGAGAAACCATACCAGTGCTCTGTCTGTCGGGAGAGTTTTAGCTCTGCAACTAACCTGAGGAAACACAGAGAGTCTCACACTGGGGACAGGTCTTCTTCTGCAGTAGGAGGCCAGTTGGGTGTTGGAGGACTTCAGGGTGCTGTGGTAAAAACAGAACCCCAGACCTTACCTGTTGGACAAATGGATATCCCTCTGGGGGCTGGCCAAGGCCATGGTGAAACATCTGTCATGTGCATTGTTGGTGAagcagaggagggggaggatgaggaagaaaaCCTTGAGGAAGAAGTTGGGGGTCTGATTAATTCAGATGGAGAAGAAGTTAATTGGGATTATTTTCTAA AAGAGAGACCGGTCCACCGCTCCGACTTCAGAGCCAAGAAGTCCCACTGCTGTCCAGAGTGTGGAAGAGACTGTAAGAAGCAATCAGCCCTACTAAAACACCTGAAgatccacactggagagaagccataccCATGCTCTCTGTGTGGGAAACAGTTCCGGGAAAGGACAGCCCTCCGCGACCACCAGAAAgtacacactggagaaaaaccTTACCCCTGCCCTGACTGTGGAAAGAGGTTCGCTCATTCAGGAGCAATGAAAAGACACCTTCTagcacacactggagagaaaccgtACTCTTGCTCTGTATGTGGAAGGCGCTACACACAAATAGGACGCCTGAGGGAACATGAGCGAACACACAG CGAGGAGCAGCATAAATGTTCCGTCTGCCTGAGACGTTTCTCCAAAGCCACGGCCCTTGTCGCTCACTTCAG GATCCACACAGGTGAGAGGCCTTACAGCTGTGCGGAGTGCGGGAAGAGTTATGTCAGAACGCAAAATCTCCGGGCCCACCAGAGGAAATGTCACAGCAGCGACTCACTACCTGGGACTGACCCTGGGGCTGGGACAGGGGAAGACAGGGATCTTATTACACTGGTGAAGAGTGAAGAGGAAGCCATTAGTATCAGTGATGAAGGGGACCGGGGCTGA
- the LOC105030246 gene encoding zinc finger protein 2 homolog isoform X3 — MMDEVAPDVLPGQEAVSVPPGVSSNSHLAETTSVKQQQDQQKPQQHNRGQRRDHPCSVCGKEFSTAYNLLVHMRIHTGEKPYSCPVCGKCFAQKGSLVQHHIVHTGEKPYSCPECGNTFSQLISLKRHELLHTGERPYCCSECGKSYTQQRHLRAHQLEHTTERLHCSVCGKSFFTASGLMNHQRCHTGEKPFSCALCGKSFSRPGLLREHKQTHLGDWSPMVVDGKSSKYLGDRSSPKPSESIVQSPVETLGLKIIVKELEEGEEEEETGEEEEEKKQKEAEEVGGLINSDGEEVEHDSLSRRSLVSVSGPSALAKPELQTEQPHRTKKPHLCSVCGKEFPKPSKLVAHLRTHSGEKAFHCSVCGRGFSTGGITQHRHLLMHAGEKPYNCSVCGKRFIQRENLLKHQKVHTGEKPYSCSVRGLSFPRFERLKDHQRTHTGEKSHSCDVCGMRFSYTSSLKVHHRMHTGEKPYQCSVCRESFSSATNLRKHRESHTGDRSSSAVGGQLGVGGLQGAVVKTEPQTLPVGQMDIPLGAGQGHGETSVMCIVGEAEEGEDEEENLEEEVGGLINSDGEEVNWDYFLKERPVHRSDFRAKKSHCCPECGRDCKKQSALLKHLKIHTGEKPYPCSLCGKQFRERTALRDHQKVHTGEKPYPCPDCGKRFAHSGAMKRHLLAHTGEKPYSCSVCGRRYTQIGRLREHERTHSEEQHKCSVCLRRFSKATALVAHFRIHTGERPYSCAECGKSYVRTQNLRAHQRKCHSSDSLPGTDPGAGTGEDRDLITLVKSEEEAISISDEGDRG; from the exons ATGATGGATGAG GTTGCTCCGGACGTCCTGCCCGGACAAGAGGCTGTCTCTGTGCCCCCAG GGGTGAGTTCTAACAGTCACCTCGCTGAGACTACATCAGTGAAGCAGCAACAAGATCAACAAAAACCTCAACAACATAACCGCGGCCAAAGAAGAGACCACCCCTGCTCTGTGTGTGGAAAGGAGTTCTCCACCGCATACAATCTACTGGTTCATATGAGAatccacactggagagaagccttactcctgccCTGTGTGTGGGAAATGCTTTGCCCAGAAAGGGAGCCTAGTGCAGCACCACATCGtccacactggagagaaaccctaCTCCTGCCCTGAATGTGGGAACACTTTCTCCCAGTTGATCAG CTTGAAGAGACACGAGTTGCTGCACACAGGAGAAAGACCATACTGCTGCTCCGAATGTGGAAAAAGCTACACACAGCAGAGGCACCTGAGGGCCCACCAGCTGGAGCACACCACAGAGAGACTTCACTGCTCCgtctgtgggaagagtttcttcACAGCCTCAGGCCTCATGAATCATCAGAG gtgtcacacaggagagaaacctttcTCCTGCGCCCTGTGCGGAAAGAGTTTCTCACGACCTGGACTCCTGAGAGAACACAAGCAAACTCACCTTGGCGATTGGAGCCCAATGGTAGTTGATGGGAAAAGCAGCAAG TACCTGGGTGACCGATCAAGCCCCAAACCCTCAGAATCCATTGTCCAAAGTCCTGTGGAAACTCTGGGCCTAAAAATTATAGTTAAAGAACtagaggaaggggaggaagaagaagagacgggagaagaggaggaggaaaaaaaacagaaagaagcAGAAGAAGTTGGTGGTTTGATCAATTCCGACGGAGAGGAAGTTGAGCATGACTCTCTTTCTA GAAGGAGCCTTGTTTCCGTTAGCGGTCCCTCTGCATTAGCAAAACCTGAACTACAAACAGAACAACCACACAGAACCAAGAAGCCTCAcctctgttctgtgtgtgggaaGGAGTTCCCTAAACCATCAAAGCTAGTAGCACACCTTCGCACACACAGTGGAGAGAAAGCATTTCACTGCTCAGTATGTGGCAGAGGCTTTTCGACAGGAGGAATAACTCAGCATAGGCATCTTCTTATGCACGCAGGGGAGAAACCCTACAATTGTTCTGTCTGTGGGAAGAGGTTCATACAGCGGGAGAATCTGCTGAAACACCAAAAGgtgcacactggagagaaaccatacTCCTGCTCAGTGCGTGGGCTGAGTTTTCCTCGGTTCGAGCGTTTGAAGGACCATCAGCGGacccacacaggagagaagTCTCACTCATGTGATGTCTGTGGGATGAG GTTCTCCTACACATCGTCCCTCAAGGTCCACCACAGGATGCACACTGGGGAGAAACCATACCAGTGCTCTGTCTGTCGGGAGAGTTTTAGCTCTGCAACTAACCTGAGGAAACACAGAGAGTCTCACACTGGGGACAGGTCTTCTTCTGCAGTAGGAGGCCAGTTGGGTGTTGGAGGACTTCAGGGTGCTGTGGTAAAAACAGAACCCCAGACCTTACCTGTTGGACAAATGGATATCCCTCTGGGGGCTGGCCAAGGCCATGGTGAAACATCTGTCATGTGCATTGTTGGTGAagcagaggagggggaggatgaggaagaaaaCCTTGAGGAAGAAGTTGGGGGTCTGATTAATTCAGATGGAGAAGAAGTTAATTGGGATTATTTTCTAA AAGAGAGACCGGTCCACCGCTCCGACTTCAGAGCCAAGAAGTCCCACTGCTGTCCAGAGTGTGGAAGAGACTGTAAGAAGCAATCAGCCCTACTAAAACACCTGAAgatccacactggagagaagccataccCATGCTCTCTGTGTGGGAAACAGTTCCGGGAAAGGACAGCCCTCCGCGACCACCAGAAAgtacacactggagaaaaaccTTACCCCTGCCCTGACTGTGGAAAGAGGTTCGCTCATTCAGGAGCAATGAAAAGACACCTTCTagcacacactggagagaaaccgtACTCTTGCTCTGTATGTGGAAGGCGCTACACACAAATAGGACGCCTGAGGGAACATGAGCGAACACACAG CGAGGAGCAGCATAAATGTTCCGTCTGCCTGAGACGTTTCTCCAAAGCCACGGCCCTTGTCGCTCACTTCAG GATCCACACAGGTGAGAGGCCTTACAGCTGTGCGGAGTGCGGGAAGAGTTATGTCAGAACGCAAAATCTCCGGGCCCACCAGAGGAAATGTCACAGCAGCGACTCACTACCTGGGACTGACCCTGGGGCTGGGACAGGGGAAGACAGGGATCTTATTACACTGGTGAAGAGTGAAGAGGAAGCCATTAGTATCAGTGATGAAGGGGACCGGGGCTGA